A DNA window from Helianthus annuus cultivar XRQ/B chromosome 15, HanXRQr2.0-SUNRISE, whole genome shotgun sequence contains the following coding sequences:
- the LOC110910851 gene encoding zinc finger MYM-type protein 1 isoform X1 encodes MSRGVMARFLKRKVDTSSELVDVATLPSDPYDRKPIESYNVNQRDEIRREYLLRGPYQPRGIEFPQTTFQGDELRKFKEEWYDKHEYKGWLEYSSKSDRVFCLCCYLFRIQFGDHRDTFMCGGYNNWKKVHASLKNHVGLVNSLHNKCFQMSADLVNENQAVYTQWDNRTTKEKREYRLRLSASTLLGKRLLNGGLTFRGHDESKDSLNKGNFLELLELMGEMNEELANVILENAPANNQMTSPKIQADIRHCYSQEENRLQRFKLPEPIVCVALVVFCKLSS; translated from the exons ATGAGTAGGGGCGTTATGGcgcgatttctcaagaggaaGGTGGATACATCTTCCGAATTAGTTGATGTGGCTACTCTTCCTTCGGATCCGTATGATCGCAAGCCGATAGAATCATATAACGTGAATCAACGAGATGAGATTAGAAGGGAATATTTACTAAGAGGACCATATCAACCAAGAGGTATCGAATTCCCACAAACAACGTTTCAAGGTGACGAGCTAAGAAAATTTAAGGAAGAATGGTATGACAAACATGAGTATAAGGGATGGTTAGAGTACAGCTCAAAATCGGATCGCGTGTTTTGCTTATGTTGCTATTTGTTTAGGATCCAATTCGGAGATCATAGAGACACATTTATGTGCGGTGGGTATAACAATTGGAAAAAGGTACATGCGTCACTTAAAAATCATGTTGGTTTAGTTAATAGTCTCCACAACAAATGTTTCCAAATGAGTGCTGATTTAGTTAACGAAAATCAAGCGGTATACACACAATGGGACAATAGGACCACTAAGGAGAAACGTGAATACCGACTTAGACTTAGTGCTTCTACTTTGCTTGGGAAAAGGTTGTTGAATGGCGGATTGACGTTTCGTGGACATGATGAATCAAAAGATTCATTAAATAAAGGGAATTTCTTAGAGCTTTTAGAACTCATGGGTGAAATGAATGAAGAGCTTGCTAACGTTATCTTAGAGAATGCACCCGCGAATAACCAAATGACAAGTCCTAAAATTCAAGCGGACATCAGACATTGTTATTCTCAAGAG GAAAATCGCTTACAGAGGTTCAAGTTGCCCGAGCCTATAGTGTGCGTTGCGTTGGTGGTTTTTTGCAAATTGAGCTCTTAA